The Verrucomicrobium spinosum DSM 4136 = JCM 18804 genome includes a region encoding these proteins:
- a CDS encoding tRNA dihydrouridine synthase codes for MLFPEDEPVVAQPVATELPVKEFEGLMARPGPVLALAPMQDVTDLPFWRLMADYGGADLYYTEYFRVHADSNLEKPILRSVTENPTGRPVAAQMIGNDIASLVRTARELQEHPIAAVDLNLGCPAPVVYKKCAGGGLLRDPRHVDAILGALRDAVVKCKFTVKTRIGFDDAGVFEQFLPLFAKHDIDLLTVHGRTVAEMYRSEVHYDFIARAVEAMKCPVLANGNVSSAAKAEEILQLTGARGLMIGRGAIRNPWMFRQIRQHLARQPVIVPRGGEVLDYIHRLYEAVTSPEVPETLQVQKMKKYLNFLGLGVEPTGAFLHAMRRTKTKAELFSVCASHLEHEEPMALEPFSLELKATDVMAGAHL; via the coding sequence ATGTTGTTTCCTGAAGATGAACCGGTTGTGGCGCAGCCTGTTGCAACAGAGCTCCCGGTGAAAGAGTTCGAGGGTCTTATGGCGCGACCGGGCCCGGTGCTTGCGCTGGCCCCCATGCAGGATGTGACGGATCTGCCCTTCTGGAGGCTCATGGCGGACTATGGTGGTGCGGATCTCTACTATACCGAGTACTTCCGGGTCCATGCGGACTCCAATCTTGAGAAGCCGATTCTGCGGTCCGTGACGGAGAATCCCACGGGACGCCCTGTGGCGGCGCAGATGATCGGAAACGACATCGCCTCGCTCGTGCGCACCGCACGGGAGTTGCAGGAGCATCCCATTGCCGCTGTGGATCTGAATCTGGGCTGTCCGGCCCCGGTGGTGTACAAGAAGTGTGCCGGGGGCGGTCTGCTGCGGGATCCGCGTCATGTGGATGCCATTCTGGGGGCGCTCAGGGATGCAGTGGTGAAGTGCAAGTTCACGGTGAAGACGCGCATTGGCTTCGATGACGCTGGCGTGTTCGAGCAATTCCTCCCCCTCTTCGCAAAGCACGACATTGACCTTCTGACCGTGCATGGTCGTACCGTGGCGGAAATGTACCGGAGCGAGGTGCACTACGACTTTATCGCCCGTGCTGTGGAGGCGATGAAGTGCCCAGTGCTGGCCAACGGCAATGTCTCGTCAGCAGCGAAGGCTGAGGAGATTCTCCAGTTGACGGGAGCCCGCGGCCTGATGATCGGGCGCGGGGCGATCCGCAATCCGTGGATGTTCCGGCAGATCCGCCAGCATCTTGCCAGGCAGCCGGTCATCGTACCAAGAGGGGGGGAGGTGCTGGACTACATTCATCGCCTCTATGAGGCTGTGACCAGCCCGGAGGTGCCGGAGACGTTGCAGGTACAGAAGATGAAAAAGTACCTGAACTTCCTCGGCCTGGGGGTTGAGCCGACTGGAGCATTTCTGCATGCCATGCGACGCACCAAGACCAAGGCGGAGCTTTTCTCCGTGTGTGCGAGCCACCTGGAGCACGAGGAACCGATGGCGCTGGAGCCCTTTAGTCTGGAACTCAAGGCCACCGACGTGATGGCCGGGGCGCATTTATAG
- a CDS encoding right-handed parallel beta-helix repeat-containing protein has translation MHHLYRFLVLPILLGASPIVAGAEFHVSPSGLDTAAGTEDAPFATLIRARDAIRELRKKAGLKEPGRVVVHEGIYEMQQPLEMDVVDGRSDGQPVTWEAAPGAKPKFIGARKVSGWTPHEGNILKADVASLNLSKLQIRQLLLDGERQPLARYPNFDPANPLYGGWAFLTELPEGASEGHVWKREGYVKEADVRKWSRPEEVELFIFAQYGWWNFIEPVKSLDPVTRKLTLAKDCGYDLHPHNRYFFQNALEELDAPGEWYLDQKSATLYFWPPKPLDQADVRIPVVESFIRMRAGVKGITVRGLSFLGCNGTAVTMEGTEDCLVTQCVIEHCGSMRGSGVSLQGGKNNRVERNEISHIGNTGVGVGGGDRKTLVPANNVVTNNHIHHVGVINKNAAGVGLGGVGNVVTHNLIHDGPRMGVQFSGNNLVIECNHIHHVMLETQDGGGVYTGGRDWISSRGTSLKYNFIHDIVGVGQESAGLKVPFFAWGIYMDDNAGGLDIVGNIVARCSRAAIHLHNGRDHHILNNIFVDGGERQIEFNGWRPEHSYIKNHLTTMVEGWSSVKDLPAWKGMRGMDIDPRNAFFPDQTMMSGNVIERNIVVWSKPELRYVDARNCLPEHNLCDYNLAWNGGQPIRTAVSKVGPDQGDDLLAGAGSFQGVAEGATPKGWGWNHKPLKELKSAVQGGVLMTDGAVSKDPKNPHSVIHSPFVPFKAGASFRARLKVRSTKPEAKVSAAFMMFVAGKGYWEGARTEIHLTPEWQEVEVTGAMPRETDGKWKDWMSQFCVRFDFPVEGAVLELKDLSIREAGPMDEWSAWQSEGWDMHSLVADPRFVDAARDDYRLKPESPAFKLGFKALPLQKIGVVAEGEEN, from the coding sequence ATGCATCACCTGTACCGCTTCCTGGTTCTCCCGATTCTCCTGGGGGCCTCGCCAATTGTGGCCGGGGCCGAGTTTCACGTTTCGCCCTCGGGCCTGGACACGGCGGCGGGCACGGAGGACGCTCCCTTTGCGACCCTGATCCGGGCGAGGGATGCCATCCGGGAGCTTCGCAAGAAAGCCGGGCTCAAGGAGCCGGGCCGGGTGGTGGTGCATGAGGGGATCTACGAAATGCAGCAGCCGCTGGAAATGGACGTGGTGGACGGACGGTCTGACGGCCAGCCAGTGACCTGGGAAGCCGCGCCGGGGGCAAAGCCCAAGTTTATCGGGGCGCGAAAGGTGTCGGGCTGGACGCCACATGAGGGCAACATCCTCAAGGCAGACGTCGCCAGTCTGAACTTGAGCAAACTTCAGATCCGGCAGTTGCTGCTGGATGGTGAGCGCCAGCCGCTGGCGCGCTATCCCAACTTTGACCCTGCCAATCCGCTCTACGGTGGCTGGGCGTTTCTCACCGAACTGCCGGAAGGGGCCAGTGAGGGGCATGTGTGGAAACGGGAAGGCTATGTGAAGGAGGCGGACGTGCGCAAGTGGTCCCGGCCGGAGGAGGTGGAGCTCTTCATCTTCGCCCAGTACGGGTGGTGGAATTTCATTGAACCGGTGAAGTCGCTGGATCCGGTGACTCGCAAGCTGACACTGGCCAAAGACTGCGGGTATGACCTGCACCCGCACAATCGCTACTTCTTCCAGAATGCACTGGAGGAGCTGGATGCCCCTGGCGAGTGGTATCTGGACCAGAAGAGCGCCACGCTGTACTTCTGGCCGCCCAAGCCGCTGGATCAGGCAGACGTTCGGATTCCGGTGGTGGAGAGCTTCATACGCATGCGTGCCGGGGTGAAGGGCATCACCGTGCGCGGGCTGTCCTTCCTGGGCTGCAATGGCACGGCGGTCACCATGGAAGGCACGGAAGACTGCCTCGTGACCCAGTGCGTCATTGAGCACTGCGGCAGCATGCGTGGCTCCGGAGTAAGTCTGCAGGGTGGCAAAAACAACCGGGTGGAGCGCAATGAGATTTCCCATATTGGCAACACCGGCGTGGGCGTGGGGGGCGGGGATCGCAAGACGCTGGTGCCGGCCAACAACGTGGTGACAAACAACCACATCCATCATGTGGGCGTCATCAACAAGAATGCCGCAGGGGTGGGTCTGGGTGGGGTGGGGAATGTCGTGACGCACAACCTGATCCACGACGGTCCGCGCATGGGCGTGCAGTTCAGTGGAAACAACCTGGTCATCGAGTGCAACCATATTCACCACGTGATGCTGGAGACCCAGGATGGGGGCGGCGTGTACACCGGTGGGCGTGACTGGATCAGCTCCCGGGGCACAAGCCTGAAGTACAACTTCATCCATGACATCGTGGGCGTGGGGCAGGAGTCTGCCGGGCTCAAAGTGCCGTTCTTCGCCTGGGGCATCTATATGGACGACAATGCCGGTGGACTGGACATTGTGGGCAACATCGTGGCCCGCTGCTCCCGCGCAGCCATTCATCTGCACAATGGGCGGGATCACCACATCCTGAACAACATCTTTGTGGACGGGGGTGAACGGCAGATTGAGTTCAACGGCTGGCGGCCTGAGCACAGTTACATCAAAAACCACCTGACCACCATGGTCGAGGGATGGTCCAGTGTGAAAGACCTGCCCGCATGGAAGGGGATGCGCGGCATGGACATCGATCCGCGGAACGCCTTCTTCCCTGACCAGACGATGATGAGCGGCAATGTCATAGAGCGAAACATCGTGGTCTGGAGCAAGCCGGAACTGCGCTATGTGGATGCCCGTAATTGCCTGCCGGAGCACAATCTCTGCGACTACAACCTGGCTTGGAATGGCGGTCAACCGATCCGCACGGCGGTCTCCAAAGTGGGCCCCGATCAGGGCGATGACCTGCTGGCTGGAGCAGGCAGCTTTCAGGGTGTTGCTGAGGGTGCCACCCCCAAGGGCTGGGGATGGAACCACAAGCCTCTCAAAGAGTTGAAATCTGCGGTGCAGGGTGGGGTGCTGATGACGGATGGGGCGGTCAGCAAGGATCCAAAAAACCCCCACAGCGTGATTCACAGTCCCTTCGTGCCCTTCAAGGCGGGAGCTTCCTTTCGCGCCCGGTTGAAGGTGCGCTCCACCAAGCCGGAGGCCAAGGTTTCGGCCGCGTTCATGATGTTCGTAGCTGGCAAGGGCTACTGGGAAGGGGCGCGTACGGAGATCCACCTCACGCCCGAGTGGCAGGAGGTGGAAGTGACCGGGGCCATGCCCCGTGAGACCGATGGAAAGTGGAAAGACTGGATGAGCCAGTTTTGTGTGAGATTCGACTTCCCCGTGGAAGGGGCAGTGCTGGAACTCAAGGATCTCAGCATTCGTGAGGCGGGTCCCATGGACGAATGGAGCGCCTGGCAGAGCGAAGGCTGGGACATGCACTCACTGGTGGCGGATCCGCGCTTTGTGGACGCCGCCAGGGATGACTACCGGCTCAAGCCAGAGTCCCCAGCCTTCAAGCTCGGCTTCAAGGCACTCCCCTTGCAGAAGATCGGGGTGGTGGCGGAGGGAGAGGAGAATTAG
- a CDS encoding DUF2059 domain-containing protein has translation MRNLLSVVAALVGFAGVGMAQVPANDVNPPAGSLKAAERLAEVMNLKGQMGGGFEALMPMIKGMADSMMMAPEERKALESTFRDWYLEDFDHAKILTETIKLYASTFSEEELIVLAEFYSTPAGRKALIVMPELMKRSVVMAAAESQAKREQLKVRLDRLFTEKVSLALEPKAGQRGS, from the coding sequence ATGAGAAATCTTCTGTCTGTCGTCGCTGCGTTGGTAGGATTTGCAGGAGTTGGCATGGCGCAGGTGCCCGCGAATGATGTCAATCCTCCGGCGGGAAGCCTGAAGGCAGCGGAGAGGCTGGCTGAGGTAATGAATCTGAAGGGGCAGATGGGGGGCGGCTTTGAAGCACTCATGCCGATGATCAAGGGCATGGCGGACAGCATGATGATGGCACCAGAGGAGCGGAAGGCCCTGGAGAGCACCTTTCGCGACTGGTACTTGGAGGACTTCGACCACGCCAAGATTCTGACAGAGACGATCAAACTTTACGCGAGCACTTTCTCTGAAGAGGAGTTGATCGTCCTGGCGGAGTTCTACAGCACGCCAGCTGGGCGGAAGGCACTGATTGTCATGCCGGAACTCATGAAACGCAGTGTCGTGATGGCGGCTGCGGAAAGCCAGGCCAAGCGGGAGCAGTTGAAGGTGCGCCTGGACCGACTTTTCACCGAGAAAGTGAGTCTGGCTCTGGAGCCCAAGGCGGGGCAGCGTGGGAGCTGA
- a CDS encoding DUF2059 domain-containing protein, with translation MKMLLPLVAIVLAFTSANGQEPTSGALKAAEKLAEVIDLKAQMSSGFEAMMPMINNMSEKMKLNPTDSKELEGIFRSWFMEDFDHAKIFSETIKLYAENFTEEELTGLTAFYESPLGRKSLTALPQLMRKGAQLGMAEGQAKQEKLRARLEPFFKKHAPSGNP, from the coding sequence ATGAAAATGCTGCTTCCACTCGTTGCCATCGTGCTCGCATTCACCTCTGCCAACGGGCAAGAGCCAACGTCCGGTGCCCTGAAGGCTGCGGAGAAGCTGGCGGAGGTCATTGATCTGAAGGCTCAGATGTCGAGCGGCTTCGAGGCGATGATGCCGATGATCAACAATATGTCGGAAAAGATGAAGCTGAATCCGACGGACTCCAAGGAATTGGAGGGGATCTTCCGCTCATGGTTCATGGAGGACTTCGACCACGCCAAGATCTTCTCCGAGACCATCAAGCTCTATGCGGAGAATTTTACCGAGGAGGAGCTTACCGGACTGACTGCCTTCTATGAAAGCCCCTTGGGCCGCAAGTCCCTCACAGCGCTGCCCCAGTTGATGAGGAAAGGGGCGCAGCTCGGTATGGCAGAGGGGCAGGCCAAGCAGGAAAAGCTGCGCGCCCGGCTGGAGCCCTTTTTCAAAAAGCACGCTCCTTCAGGAAATCCCTGA
- a CDS encoding MFS transporter — MSKPPLPERPLLLLLAAVQFTHILDFMVMMPLGPQLMRLFQILPHQFSNLVASYTFSAAVAGLLGAFLVDRFDRKVALLFCYAGFLLGTLACALSPTYETLLMARIVSGAFGGVSGAMVLTIVGDIVPLERRASAMGIIMSSFALASILGVPVGLWLAAVWSWHAPFLIVVAMGSVVWLVTLLRFPNLRGHLAAAGQHTKQAIAGLFELLTNRNTLTALGFMMVMVFGHFVIIPFLSPSMVANAGLAEKDLSYFYLAGGVASFLTSPVVGRMADRYGRLRLFAIMIVGALLPVYLIANQGPSHLAVIMLVAALFFVFGGGRFIPGQAIVTSAVPARLRGSFMSLNSSVRDLAAGAASMLGGHIVVKDALTGKLLHFPTLGWIAIAASLASVALASRVKAVA, encoded by the coding sequence ATGTCCAAACCCCCGCTTCCGGAGCGCCCCTTGCTGCTCCTTCTTGCTGCCGTCCAGTTCACGCACATCCTGGACTTCATGGTCATGATGCCGCTGGGGCCGCAGTTGATGAGACTGTTTCAGATCCTGCCTCACCAGTTCAGCAATCTGGTGGCTTCCTACACGTTCAGTGCGGCGGTGGCGGGGCTACTTGGTGCATTTCTGGTGGATCGATTTGACCGGAAGGTGGCCCTGCTCTTCTGCTATGCCGGATTTCTGTTGGGGACGTTGGCCTGTGCATTGTCGCCCACCTATGAAACGCTGCTCATGGCACGCATCGTGAGCGGGGCCTTTGGAGGAGTGTCAGGGGCGATGGTATTGACAATCGTGGGCGACATCGTGCCGCTGGAACGGAGGGCTTCGGCCATGGGTATCATCATGTCCTCCTTTGCGCTGGCCTCCATCCTGGGGGTGCCGGTTGGTCTCTGGCTGGCGGCGGTGTGGAGCTGGCATGCCCCGTTCCTCATTGTGGTGGCAATGGGCTCGGTGGTGTGGTTGGTGACGTTGCTGCGTTTTCCCAATCTCCGTGGGCATCTGGCCGCAGCGGGGCAGCACACCAAGCAGGCCATTGCGGGCCTGTTTGAGTTGCTGACGAATCGCAACACCCTCACCGCTCTGGGATTTATGATGGTGATGGTGTTCGGCCACTTCGTTATCATTCCCTTCTTAAGCCCTAGCATGGTGGCCAATGCGGGGCTGGCAGAGAAGGATCTGTCCTACTTTTACCTGGCAGGGGGTGTCGCCAGCTTTCTGACGTCGCCGGTGGTAGGACGAATGGCGGATCGCTATGGCCGTCTGCGGCTTTTTGCGATCATGATCGTGGGAGCGCTGCTGCCGGTGTACCTCATTGCGAATCAAGGGCCGTCTCATCTGGCGGTTATCATGTTGGTAGCGGCGCTCTTTTTTGTGTTCGGCGGCGGTCGGTTCATTCCGGGCCAGGCGATCGTGACCTCAGCGGTGCCAGCGCGTCTGCGCGGCAGCTTTATGAGCCTGAACAGCAGCGTACGCGACCTCGCGGCCGGGGCGGCTTCCATGCTGGGGGGGCACATCGTGGTAAAGGACGCGCTCACCGGCAAGCTCCTCCACTTTCCCACGCTGGGATGGATCGCGATCGCGGCCAGCCTGGCCAGTGTGGCGCTGGCTTCTCGTGTGAAGGCGGTGGCCTAG
- a CDS encoding sugar phosphate isomerase/epimerase family protein yields MRDWAIGLSTGCFYQKSIFDCLETIGSGGFNLVEICSFPAHLNYHDTGAVHRAAERMADLGIEAYSFHAPFADHIDITSLDAQRREQGVKEVLVAAEAAAVLRARHFVIHPGPEHALYPTGDERWWRLEHVARSLSAIATRCQELGVLCVLENKLSHLLFGNIPDMMWILGAMTTTHVGVCLDTGHAYLARNLDSAMHKLAGYLKMMHASDNAGHHDDHLPPGEGHIDWVNVLRKLDDSGFQGSIMLEIAGRGEPHEVMAAARKARRYLRDQERKL; encoded by the coding sequence ATGAGAGACTGGGCCATCGGCCTTTCCACGGGCTGTTTCTACCAGAAGAGCATCTTTGACTGTCTGGAAACGATTGGCTCCGGAGGGTTCAACCTCGTGGAGATCTGCTCGTTTCCTGCGCATTTGAACTACCACGATACGGGTGCGGTACACCGGGCTGCCGAGAGAATGGCAGACCTCGGGATCGAGGCGTACTCGTTCCACGCCCCCTTTGCCGACCACATCGACATTACCTCCCTTGACGCGCAACGACGTGAGCAAGGGGTGAAGGAGGTACTGGTGGCCGCAGAAGCCGCCGCCGTGCTTCGAGCGCGGCATTTTGTGATTCATCCCGGGCCAGAGCACGCGCTCTATCCTACAGGGGACGAGCGATGGTGGCGGCTTGAGCACGTGGCCCGTTCTCTCAGCGCCATTGCCACCCGTTGCCAGGAGCTGGGGGTGTTGTGTGTCCTGGAGAACAAATTGTCCCACCTGCTGTTCGGCAACATCCCAGATATGATGTGGATCCTCGGTGCCATGACGACCACGCACGTCGGTGTGTGCCTCGACACCGGGCACGCCTACCTTGCCCGCAATCTGGACAGCGCCATGCACAAGCTCGCCGGCTATTTAAAGATGATGCATGCCAGCGACAATGCGGGCCACCATGACGACCACCTGCCTCCCGGAGAGGGTCACATCGACTGGGTTAACGTCCTGAGGAAGCTTGATGACAGCGGCTTTCAGGGCTCGATCATGTTGGAGATCGCGGGAAGAGGCGAACCGCATGAGGTGATGGCCGCAGCGCGGAAGGCCCGGAGGTATTTGCGGGATCAGGAGAGGAAATTGTAG